The nucleotide window GCCGTTCGCTGGGCGGCTACGCAGCCCCGGCCTCCGCACGTAGTCACCGCCCATCCGTACTTCGCCCTGCCCCTGGGCGTCGACCCCTTCGGAGCCGGGCATAGTTATATCCGGTCCATTCGCGACCATCAGCCGATACCGGCCGGCACGCTTGTTTTCTGGGACGATTGGTACGCCGTGGTAGAAATGGGCGTACCGCTGAATTCGCTGCGGGGCAACCCGGCCTACCAGCCGCTGTGGTACGGGGCCATGCCGCGCATCCGCCACAAGCCCAGCACTGACTCGGTACGGATGGCTATTTTTCGCAAGCTGTAAAGTGCGGCGGAGCTTAGCTGTATTGGCGTAGCGTGTCTACCAGCACCCGGAAGTCCTTGGGATAGGGCGCCTCAATCGTCACTGTCTCGCCGCCCAAGCGTGCGAAGGTGAGGTTGGCGGCGTGCAGGGCAAAGCGCTTGATAAACGGCTGCTCTTCCTCGCCCTGCTTCACGTTGAACTTCTTCTTGAGCGAGGATAAATAGAAGTCGTCGCCGCCGTACATCTGGTCGCCCACGATGGGCGCCTGCAGGTAAGCCAGGTGCAGGCGTATCTGATGCATGCGGCCCGTAATAGGCTGGCACTCGAGCAAGGTGTGGCGGGCAAAGGCTTCGAGGGTCCGCACCAGCGTGGTAGCAGGCTTGCCTTTATAGGCCAGGCGGGCTTTGCCTTTGGTAGTGGTTTCGATGCTGCGCTCCACGCGCAGGCCGTCGTAGTCGTGCACGCCCCAGGCTACGGCGTGGTATACTTTCTTCACCTCGCGGTTTTCAAACTGCATGGCCAGATGACGATACGCCTCGGGGTTTTTGGCCAAAGCCAGGGCTCCACTCGTTTCCTTGTCGAGGCGGTGGCAGGCCTGGATGTCGTCGTACTGCTCGCGGGCCAGGCGCAGGATGTTGGGCGCGCCGCCAAACCGCTCGTCGAGCGTAGCCAGGAATGGGGGCTTGTTGATGACGACGTAGTCTTCGTCCTCAAACAGAATCAGGTCGGAGAAATCGGGTAGCTTCATATCAGGAAGCACAAAGGTACGGTACCCGCCCCGAAGCATTAGCTTTCGGGCACCTCAGTGGGCTGTCGGGGCTTGGCCAGCTTGAATTCCAAGGCCGTGCCCTGCCCGATTTCGCTGCGAATTTTGATGGAGGACTTATGCGCTTCCACAATATGCTTGCTGATGGCCAGCCCCAGGCCCGAGCCGCCCGAGTCGCGGGAGCGGCTTTTATCGATGCGGTAGAACCGCTCGAAGATGCGGTGCTGGTGCTCCTCGGCAATGCCTGCGCCGTCGTCGCGCACCTCTACACGCACACTCTTGGCGGCTTCGAGCAGCGTCACCGTCACCAGGCCGCTGGCCCGCCCGTACTTGATGGCATTGTCGATCAGGTTGATGAGCACCTGCCGGATGCGGTTGCGGTCGGCCAGCACCCACACGCCCGCCGATAAATCGGCCGGCAGCAGCTGGAGCTGCACCTGGCGCTGACCGGCACGCAGCTCCAGCTGCTCGAAGATGTCCCGGATCAGCTGGGCCAGGTCGAAGCGCTGGCGGCGCATGCGTACCACGCCTTTTTCCAGTTGGGCAATGGTCACCAGGTCCTGCACCAGGGCATCCAGCGCGTCGAGGCTGCCGGCGGCCTTCTGCAGAAACTTCTTGCGGGTGACTTCGTCGATGTCGTCGTCGTCGAGAATGGTATGCACGAACCCCTGGGCGGCGAAGATGGGCGTTTTCAGCTCGTGCGACACATCGGCCAGAAACTCGCGGCGCAGGGCCTGCAGGCGCTTCAGCTCGTCGATTTCCTGCTGCTTGCGCTGGGCCATGTCCAGGATTTCGTCGCGCATGCGCTTGAGCGGCTCCGGCCGGAACAGAAACTTGTTCGACAGCTTCCGGAATTCCTTGCGCTTCACGTGCTCCAGCCCGGCGTATATCTGGTTGACTTCGCGAAAAATCAGCGCTTCAAATGACAGGTACACCAGCAGAAAGCACGCCGCTACCGTGATGCCCGCGCCCAGGCACGCCTCCCGAAACGAAAGGGTAGGGCCAATCCAGGCAAACGTGGTGAGCACGCAGGCTACCAGCAAAGCCAGCAGAATGGCAATAGTGCGCGAGGAAAGGTTAAGTCTCACCATTTCACTGGTTCACCATCTCACTTAGTTGTCTGAGTTAAACTTGTAGCCCACGCCTTTGATGGTCTGGATGTGATGCTCGCCCACTTTCTCGCGCACTTTGCGCACGTGTACGTCCACGGTGCGAGCCAGCACGAACACGTCGTTGCCCCAGATATTCTGCAGCAGCTCGTCGCGGCCGAAGACTTTGTGGGGGGTGGCGGCCAGGAAGGCCAGCAGCTCAAACTCCTTTTTGGGCAGGGAAATCTTGCGGCCGTCCTGGTACACGGCAAAGCCCGTGCGGTCAATCGTCAGGCCGTTGATTTCGATGGTTTCGGACTGCTGCTGGGGGTCTTTGTCGCGGCGCACGAAGGCGGCTAGGCGGCTGAGCAGAGCTCGGGGCTTGATGGGCTTGGCAATGAAGTCGTCGGCGCCGGCTTCAAAAGCGGCCACTTCCGAAAACTCCTCGGCCCGGGCCGTCAGGAAAATGATGTAGGTGTCCTTGAACTTGGGTTGCTCACGCAGCTGGCGGCAGGCCGCAATGCCATCCAGGTGGGGCATCATCACGTCGAGCAGGATGATATCGGGGCTGAACTGCGGAGCTACTTCCAGAGCTTTGCGGCCGTCGGGGGCGCTGGCCACTTCGTAGCCTTCCTTGCGCAGGTTATATTCCAGCAGCTCCACAATGTCGGGGTCGTCATCAACTACCAGAATCCGGTACGCATTGGGGTGGGCAGGTATTTGCATGGCGGAGCGGGTTGCAGGTGAAATGGAAAACGCACAAAAGTACCGAAGCCCGGCCGCGGCGGTATGTTACGTTTTCGTTAACAGGCCAGCGTACCGTGCAAAAAAAGCGGCTCCCGTAGGGGAGCCGCCGGTCGGCTAGTTTCTGGCTACCAGGTTGAGCTTGTTTTTCAGGCCCTGGTATTTGTACATATCCACTTTCACGGCACCCACGAAGAGCTCGGCCTGGATGAGCACCGGAATCTTGTTGCGGTCGTCGGAAAGATAAACCGTTACGGCATTATCCCCGCTGAACAGCTTGTTCTTGGGCATGCGCGGCACCAGCTTAATGGCCCGGATGCTGCCAACTTTCGTCGTCACGGTTTCGCGGCCCCGGTAGATGACGTCCATGTCGAATACCTCATCATCGAAAAAGCCCTTCACCCGGATGATTTCACCCACGCGGCGCTGGTCGTAGTTGATGGTGCGCAGGAAGTAGAAGCCACTTACTAAGTCCTGGATGTTGTCGGGTACTTTATAGGTGCCGTGTCGGGGCTCCCGGTCCCGTTTGCGGGTTTCCACCACGGCTACGTCCCGCTCGTGGTCGAAGTCCACAGTTTCCTTTTTGCGGTAGTTGCCCTCCTCAATGTTGCGGAAGAACTTCTGTGGCAGAATGCTGGTCGTATCGATGTAGGAGCGCCAGGTGTCGCGGACGCGCAGGAAAAAGTCGAAGGAGCCGGTGGTGCGGCCCGTGACGGTAGCGCGGTAACAGGGCCGCTCGTTCACGCGGTGCAGCTCATCGGATAGCTCAATGGTGGCATCGGCGGCGTTTACCAAGCCATAGTGTACTTTGTAGTACATGGTTTCGCCCTTGGCAAAGCTGTTATTCGGAATAGCACGCTGCGTAGATTCGGGCCGGGCGCTCAGCAAGGCCGACGCAACCAACACAGCAACAGGAGTAAAAAGAAACCAGCGGCGAAGCATACGTAAGAAATGTTGGCAATGGCTGGCACTATTCAAATGCAGTGCCAGCAAATATACAGAGCGCGCCTGCGCGGCAAGCACCGCTCCGGTAGCTGGAACGAAATACCGGGCGGGAGGTTCAGGAAGGCGGAATGAGCCAGTACCTACGGAATTGTATTAAGTGCAGATGCCGACCTGTCCAAATTACGGAATGCCCTGCGAAATGCAAGACACAAAAAAACCTCGTCGGCCGGAGCCAACGAGGTTTTTGCGTTGAAGAAAGCAGCGCAGCTTATTCAGCCTCGTCCTCGTCTTCGTCGGTACTACGGTCTTCGGGAATGGCCGCCAGAGCGGCTTCGGGCTCGCCTTTCACCATAGCCCGGATCTGGGCTTCAATCTTGTCGGCCAGCTCGGGGTTGTCGAGCAGGATGGTTTTCACGCCTTCGCGGCCCTGGCCCAGGCGGTTGCCTTCGTAGGAAAACCAGGAGCCCGACTTGGCAATGATGCCCATATCCACGCCCAGGTCCAGGATTTCGCCTACTTTGGAAATACCCTGGCCGTAGAGAATGTCGAACTCAATAACCTTGAAGGGCGGGGCTACTTTGTTTTTCACCACCTTCACCTTGGTGCGGTTGCCGGTGATGTTGTCCTTGTCTTCCTTGATCTGGCCGATACGACGAATATCGAGACGAACGGAGGCGTAGAATTTCAGGGCGTTACCACCGGTTGTCGTTTCGGGCGAGCCGAACATTACCCCGATTTTCTCGCGCAGCTGGTTGATGAAAATGCAGCAGCAGCCGGTTTTGTTGATGGTGCCGGTAAGCTTACGCAGGGCCTGGCTCATCAGGCGGGCGTGCAGGCCCACTTTCGAGTCCCCCATGTCGCCTTCCAGCTCACCTTTCGGCACCAGAGCGGCCACGGAGTCAATGACAATGATGTCGATGGCGCCGGAGGAAATCAGCTGATCGGCAATTTCCAGGGCTTGCTCGCCGTTGTCGGGCTGGGAAATGAGCAGGTTGCTGGTGTCGATGCCGAGCTTCTGGGCGTAGGCAGGGTCGAAGGCGTGTTCGGCGTCGATGAAGGCCGCAATGCCGCCTTTTTTCTGGGCTTCGGCAATGCAGTGCATACTGAGCGTGGTTTTACCCGACGACTCGGGGCCATAGATTTCCACCACGCGGCCTTTGGGCAGGCCACCCACGCCCAAGGCAATGTCGAGGCCGAGCGAGCCGGTGCTGATGACTTCCACGTCCATCACCTTGTTGTCGCTGAGCTTCATCACGGTACCTTTACCGTAACTCTTATCGAGCTTATCGAGCGTGAGCTGAAGGGCTTTCAGTTTCTCCGCCTGAGGGTTGGAAGCGGTTTTCTCGGCTTTGTCTGTGGTAGCAGCCATTAGAGAGGGGTTAGGGATAAATGCTTAGGTTTGGTGAATGTAGGCGTTTTGGGCCGGCCCTGCAACCGTAAAATCTGGTTGTGAAGGGGCCGCAGCCAGGGTGTTTCGGGCCGGCTAGTGGTAACGCCGCCGGCCTATATTTTGTGCCCGTAATGCTAAAAAAATTCGTTGAGTCTGGGGTAATTTTTCGATGCTAAAATTTTTGGTAAAGTTAGCGGCTGACTGTCAGGGACAAGGCAAATTCCGGGGGCTGGCCTGGTCGCTGCTGGGGCTGGTTTTATTTTCCAGCCCCGCCGCCGCCCAGCTCGATAACCGGGCGTTTCTGCACCGCCCCCCGGTTGGGCCGGCTTACGAGCGGCAGCTGCGGCTGGATGTGCAGGGCTTCCTGTTCAACAAAGACAACGAGTACTTCAATAAGATTGACCCCGGCCTTACCTACTTCGGAGCCCAACTGGCGCCGCGGCTGGTGTACTTCCCGACGGCCAACCTGCGGCTGGAGGCAGGTGTGTTTTTGTGGAAGGACTACGGCACGCCCCGCTTCAAGCAAATAAGCCCGCTGTTCACGCTCAAGTACCGGCAAGGGCCGCACACGCTCATCTTCGGCAACCTGGAGGGTAATCTGCACCACGGCTATATCGAACCCCTGTTTGATTTTGAGCGCGTTATCACCAACCGACTCGAAGAAGGCATTCAGTACCAGCACCAGGCGCCCCGCGGCAGCGTGGATGCCTGGGTGAACTGGGTACGCCAGCAGTACCGGTTCAGCAATTTTCAGGAGGAAGTGGCGGGCGGCCTCGCTACCGAACACCGCCTCTTGGGCGACTCCACCGGCTGGCTGCTGAAGCTGCCGTTTCAGTTTACGGCCACCCACCGCGGTGGCCAGATTGATACCATCGACAAGCCGCTGCAAACCCTGTTCAACGTGGCTACCGGCCTGCGCCTGCGGCGGGCCCTTGCTTCCGACTTCGTTTCGGCGGTGCATTTCGATGGGTACGTGACCTATTTCAACGACTATTCATTTACTGAGGAACTGCCCTTCCGCGACGGAACGGGCGTGTACCTGAACGCCGGGGTAGATACGCGCCTCAATAATGTGCAGCTCGCCTACTGGCATGGTCGCGGCTACGTGTCGCCGCTGGGCGGGCGGCTGTACCAGTCGGTGTCGTCGTCGCCGGTGGATGTGGGCTATACTGAGCGGGAGCGGCAGCTGCTTATTCTACGGTTCCTGAAGGACTACCAGCTGCCCGGCCACCTCACGCTCACTACGCGGTTCGAGCCGCTCTACGACCTCAACAACGGCCTGTTCGACTTTTCCTTCGCGCTTTACCTCAACTTCAACCAGAGCTTCCTGCTTTCCACTCTCAAGCGCACCGCCGACTAAGCTGGCTGTACAGCAGCATCTTCTCGCTTCAGAGAGAAATACAGGATATCGTCGGTGCGGAAGGCGCGCAGGGGCCAGGCCCGAGGGCGCGCGGGCAACAACTGAAACCCGGCTGCTTCGGCCACGGCGCAGCTGCGCGGGTTGTCGGCGCGGCACCGGATAAGCTGACGGGCCACATCGGAGCTCAGCCGGAACCCGAACTGCACCGCCGCGTGCAAAGCCTCGCGGGCGTAGCCCTGACCCTCGGCGTCGGCCGCCAGGTAATATCCGATTTCCAGGGTTACCGGGTCCGTCCAGTTAGGCTTCAGGCTGATGTCGCCGAGGTAGCGGCCGGTGGCCTCCTCCCAGATGCCCAGCACGTAGAGGCGGCGCGTACGCCAGTCGTGGCGAAAGGTATCCAGCACCCGCTCGGCGTCGGCCTGGGTGCGCACAGCCGCTACGCGGGCCGGAAAAGCGGGCTGCAGCCGCAGGCGGTTGGCATCAAGCAAGGCAAAAAAAGCGGGGGCGTCGCTCGGGTGGTAGGGGCGCAGCAGCAGGCGCGCCGTGCTCAGGGGCACCGCGGGCGAAACAAACCTTGAAGCCAACAAATCAGCCATACGTGGCCGCACGCTGGAAAACGCACGTTGCCTACAGTACCGCCACGGGGGCACCAAAGTTTTGTAACGGCGCTACGTCAACCCCGCTTAATAGTGGCCGTTAGAAAAAAGCGCCCCGTGCCCGGCTCCTCAAGCGGTGCAGTGGGCGCTTTCACTTTGGTGGCCTCCGGGCTGCTTAACTCCTGATGATATGACAACTGGAAGACTGCAAGGCAAAGTAGCCATTGTGACGGGCGCCGGCTCGGGCATTGGCGAAGCCATAGCCAAGCGTTTTGCCCGTGAGGGTGCCGCCGTAGTGGTGGCCGGCCTGGCCGAAGACCCGGTGCGCGACGTGGTAGAGGAAATTCTGCAGGCCGGCGGCACCGCTACCGCCTTCACCGGCGATATTGCCCACCAGGCCACCGCCGAAGCCTGCGTGCAGGAAGCAGTGAGCCGCTACGGCAAGCTGGATATTCTGATCAACAACGCCGGAGTATTTCCAGCCACGGCCGAGCTGGATAAGTATCCGGTAGAGGCTTTCGAGTACATGATTAAAAACAACATCTATACGGTGTTTATGATGAGCCGGGCGGCCCTGCCAGAGCTGCAGAAAACGCGCGGCAACATTGTATCGGCTGGCTCGGAGGCGGGCCAAATGGGCTCTCCTATGATTACGCCGTACGGGGGTACCAAGGCCTGGGTGATGACGTTTTCGCGCGGCTTAGCTGTGGAGCAGGCCAAGCACGGCGTACGCGTGAACTGCGTGGGCCCCGGCCCCATCGACACAGCCTGGACGCACAAGGAAACCGGCCCGATGGACAGCAAAATGGAAAAGAACACCGTGAATGGCGTGCCGCTGGGCCGCCGCGGTACGCCCGAAGAAGTAGCCAACGTGTACCTTTTCCTGGCCTCCGATGAAGCCAGCTATGTAACCGGCGCCACTTATTTCGTGGATGGGGGCGTGACGCTTTCCAAAGGGCTGCACGGGGAAGAGGTGCCCAGCGCCCTGAAAAAAGAGCCTGAGTCGACCCTGAACATGCAACACGCCCAGGACGGCCACGCCGAAATCCGGCCGCAGAATGCCGGCACCATGGTCACGAGGTAGCAAAAATCTGCATTGAGCAGCAGCTGACTTCTTCGCTTGAAATGAAAAAGGCCGCCCCCAATTCGGGAGCGGCCTTTTTAGTGTTTTCTAAAGCTGAAATCTACTTCTGAACTTTCAGTGTGCCGATGCCGGAGCGCACCTGCGCGGGGCTGCCGAGGGAGCTTTGGGTGCGCATCACGTTCACCTGGCGGGCAGCTTCGTTGAAAAACTCCAGCCGGCGGATCAGCATTTCCTTGGTGAGCACGCGGCCTTCGGGCGTGCGCATCATGGCTTTCTTATCATCGAGCAGGCGCTGCATAATACCTTCGGTGGCCGTGGCCTGCTGCTGATACTGCTCCTGAAACTCGGCAACGCGGGCCAGGCCATCAGTAGTAAGCCGGAACTGGCCGCCGCCTTGGTTGAGCACTTCACAGAGCACGTAGATTTCCAGCGGCAGCGACACTTCGAGCGTGGTCGTGCGCAGGTCGAGGCCGGCTTGCAGCGCGTCGAGGATGATAGCCAGGTTGCGCTCAAACTGCGCGTAGTAAGCAGGTACTTCCATGGTAGAATTCTGAATGTTGAATTATGAATTCTGAATTAGGCTGGGTTGCGCCGGGTAGTATCCCGGGAACAGCCTTGGCCTTGCCGAATTACAAATTCAAAATTCATAATTCAACATTCAGAATTGCCTCAAAGCAGCTCTTGCACGATTTGCTCGACCGTGACGCCTTCGGCTTCGGCCTTAAAGTTACGTACCAAGCGGTGTCGTAGAATTGGCAAAGCTACGGCGCGCACGTCTTCGATATCGGGGGAGTATTTGCCGTTGAGCAGGGCATTGCACTTGGCACCTACAATCAGATGCTGCGAAGCCCGCGGCCCAGCGCCCCATTCCAGCAGCTGCGAGGCGCGGCCGCCGGCGCGGGCCGTGCCGGGGCGGGTTTTGTGTACCAGCCCCACGGCATATTCTACCACGTTGTCGGCCACGGGCACGCGGCGCACCAACTGCTGGTAAGCCTGGATTTCGGAGGCGTGCAGAATTTTATTGACGGTGGCTTTGCGGTTGGACGTGGTGTTCTTCACGATTTGCAGCTCGGCCTCGTAGCTGGGGTAGCCCAACTCGATGTTGAACATGAAGCGGTCCAGCTGAGCCTCAGGCAGCGGGTAAGTGCCTTCCTGCTCGATGGGGTTCTGGGTAGCCAGCACGAAGAACGGACGCTCCAGCGGATAGCGCTGCCCGGCCACCGTCACGGCGTACTCCTGCATACTTTCGAGCAGAGCGGCCTGGGTTTTGGGTGGCGTACGGTTGATTTCGTCGGCCAGCACGATGTTGGCGAAAACGGGCCCCTTCACAAAGTGAAAATCCCGCTGCTGGTTCATCGTTTCGGAGCCTACAATGTCCGAGGGCATCAGGTCCGGGGTGAACTGAATGCGGTTGAACGAGAGGTCCAGCGAGTCGGCAATGGTTTGGATGAGCAGCGTTTTGGCCAGGCCCGGCACGCCCACCAGCAGGCAGTGGCCCTGCGAAAACACCGCCGTCAGCACCAGCCGTACCACGTCATCCTGCCCGATAATGACCTTGCCGATTTCCTGGCGCAACGTACGGTACGAATTGGCCAGTGCGTCGGCGGCTTCTTTATCGGAGGCAAAAGGCATAGAAGGGTTGTTGATTATGGGCTTTAGTTGCAGACTGGCTTACGTAAAACCAACAACTAAGAATGACCAGGCAGGTTGCTTGCCGGTTTAGCTTTTACGGAAAGGAAAGCAGCCGAAAACTAGTTTACCGCGTCCAGCAGCTTGCAGCCGGTATACTCCGGGTCTACTTCGATGAAAACGGAGCCGCGGTTTTTCAGAAACCAGTCATCCAGCGCCTTGTTTTTCTTTTCGTTGAGGGCAGCCTGGGCAATCTTCTGGTAGTCGTCCTTGAGGTTGGCCTGGTGCGGCGGCGTATTCGACTTCAGCCAGATAAGGCGCACGGCGTCCTTGCCGTCGTCGGTGCGGTAGGGCAGGGGCGGCGTGATGCTGCCCACCTTCATCGTGTCGATGGTAAAGAAGATGGCCGGGTCAAGCTTGTCCAGGGGCAGGAACGAGCCGCCTTCCTGCCGGTTTTGCAGCAAACCGCCGCTGGCGCCGGTGAACTTGTCGTCGGAAAAGTCCTTGGCGGCTTTGGCGAAGGAGATACTGTCGCCCAGAATACGGGCGCGGAGCTTGGCCAACTCCTGGCCGGCCTCGCTCACGTCGGCGGTGGCGGCGGCTGGCTTGAGCAGGATGTGGCGGGTGGAATAACTGTCGCCCTTGCGCTCAATGAGTTGAATAATGTGGAAGCCAAACTGCGACTCCACTACCGGCGAAATACCGCCCGGCTCCAGGCGCAGCGCGGCCGCTTCGTACTCCGGTACCAGCTCCTTGCGCTTGAAGAAGCCCAGGTAGCCACCTTCCTTGCCCGAGCCGGGGTCTTCGGAATATTGCTTGGCCAGGGTAGCAAAATCCTCACCTCCCACAATCCGCGCCCGAATATCGTTGAGCTTGGCCTGGGTTTCCTGCTTGGCCTTGGAGTTGGTTTTGGCCAGCTTCACAATCTGCCCGATTTCCACTTCGGTGGAGTAGTAGGGCAGCGAGTCCTTGGGAATGCGGGCGAAGAACTGGCGCACCTCGCGGGGCGTCACCGTTACCTTGCCCGAAATTTCGTCCTGCATCTTCTGCGTCACCAGTTGCTCTTTCACCTGGGTGCGCAGCTCTTCCTTGAGCTGCCGGATGGGCTTGTTGTAATACTCTTCTAGCTTTTTCTCGGAGCCGATCTGCTGAATGAAGTAGTTCATGCGGCGGTCCAGCTCGTCGCGCACCCGGCTGTCTTCCACCACCACGGAGTCGGTCTCAGCCTTGGCCAGCAGGAGCTTGTTCAGCACAATGCCCTGCAGGATCTGGCACTTGAGGTCCAGCGGCAGGGCTTTTCCCTCGGCGCGGGCCTGTTCCTGCAGATAGGCAAACTCCACGTCGGAACGAAGCACAATCTGGTTGTCGACCTTCACGATGATGCCGTCCACAATCTGGCGGGCCACCGGCCGGCCTATGCCCAGCTGGGCAAACGTGCTGCCGACTACACCGGCTACCAGCCCAACGGCCAGCACGGCCGCGCGGGCCGAGGTACGCAAAAAATCAGTCATGAGAATTACCTAAAGAAAAGCCGCGGACGGCAAACAGCCGGGGCCGGCTCACAGACCCGGAAACGCCCAAAGTCGCCCGTAAATTTCATCATAATTACGTTCTCCGGCAAAAAGCCGGGGCCCGGCGCCCAAAAGAGGCCGCAAACACGCTGCAACGTTGCACGAGCCAAAGACAAAAACGCCTCAACCAATCTTGGCTGAGGCGCTTCTTTCAGTTGGTAGTTGTCAGTCCAGGCTTTCAGATATGATAACTGGCAGCTATGAACTGACAACTTACTTCGTGATGAGCTTGTCAACTTCCGTCTGGTTGATGCTCACGGGGTATTTCTGACGCAGCTCGGCAATCCACTCTTTTTCCAGGTAGTTCTGGTAGTCGGCCGTGGCCTGGCCGCGCGCATCAGCCAGGGTTTTGGGGCCGGCAGGCAGCACTTCTTCCACCCGGACAAAGTAGTAGCGGCCATCCTGCTGGGTGGTGTAGGTGCCTTTCTGCTGGGGCAGGGCGTCCACCACTTTGCTGTCGCCTTTCTGGTAGGGGCGCTGCTCTACTTTCACGGCCAGCGGGTTCTGCTCGTTCAGGGCTTCCTCCAGCCCGGTCAGGGCCGAGGTGGTTACGCTGAGCAAAGCGGTGGTGGCGGTAGGGCGGGCGTTGGTGGTGGCCGTAATCTGGCCGGCGGCTACTTGCTTGCTTTTCAGGTAGTCGGCTACGCGGGTGGCGCGGCGCTTGGCCAGCGTGGCAGTTTCGCCGCGCTTTATCTGGCCGGTTACGCGCACCGTCAGGGCCGTATCGTTGCTGAGAGAGGTTGCCAGGCGGTCCAGGGCATCCTGGCCGACTTTGGTGAGTTCCGCGGTGTTGGCTTTGAAGGCTACGCTGGCGGGCACGGTACGCTTCACCGGATACTGGCCCGTAGCCAGCAGCTTCTGGGCCTGCGTCAGCAACTGCGGGGAGGCGGCGCTTACCACGGTGGCCTGCACCCGGGGCGCCCACTGATAGTTGGCCTGGTTGGCTGCGAAGAACTTCTGCAGGCCCGCCGTGTCTTCCACCGCTTTCGACCATACTTTCTCGTCCATCAGCTGAAACAGCAGAATCCCGTCGCGGTACTCCTTCACCAGCATGCGGTAGTCCTCATACTTGGCTTCCAGGTTCGACTTCTCGAAGTCGGTCAGCGTCTGGTTCACGTACTGGTCGTAGAGCAGCTGCATGGTGTGGCGTGCGTCGGCACCGGGGCGGGCGCGCTGGTTTTGCTGCACGTAGGTCAGGAAGTCCTTGGTGGAGTACTCCTTGCCTTTAATGGTGAACAGCGCGGTTTCGTCGGTCACCTTGCCTTTCTGGGGCTTCGCGGCCGTAGCGGGCGCGGTGTACTTGAAGCGCCCGTTGGTCAGGGACGTATCGGCTTTGCTGAACGCGTAATCCAGCGCGGCCTTGTTTTCGGTGAACTGGTTTTCCTGGCGGATGCGCTTGAGGAAAGCTTCCCGGTT belongs to Hymenobacter sp. J193 and includes:
- a CDS encoding RluA family pseudouridine synthase, whose protein sequence is MKLPDFSDLILFEDEDYVVINKPPFLATLDERFGGAPNILRLAREQYDDIQACHRLDKETSGALALAKNPEAYRHLAMQFENREVKKVYHAVAWGVHDYDGLRVERSIETTTKGKARLAYKGKPATTLVRTLEAFARHTLLECQPITGRMHQIRLHLAYLQAPIVGDQMYGGDDFYLSSLKKKFNVKQGEEEQPFIKRFALHAANLTFARLGGETVTIEAPYPKDFRVLVDTLRQYS
- a CDS encoding cell wall metabolism sensor histidine kinase WalK, whose translation is MVRLNLSSRTIAILLALLVACVLTTFAWIGPTLSFREACLGAGITVAACFLLVYLSFEALIFREVNQIYAGLEHVKRKEFRKLSNKFLFRPEPLKRMRDEILDMAQRKQQEIDELKRLQALRREFLADVSHELKTPIFAAQGFVHTILDDDDIDEVTRKKFLQKAAGSLDALDALVQDLVTIAQLEKGVVRMRRQRFDLAQLIRDIFEQLELRAGQRQVQLQLLPADLSAGVWVLADRNRIRQVLINLIDNAIKYGRASGLVTVTLLEAAKSVRVEVRDDGAGIAEEHQHRIFERFYRIDKSRSRDSGGSGLGLAISKHIVEAHKSSIKIRSEIGQGTALEFKLAKPRQPTEVPES
- a CDS encoding response regulator transcription factor, which produces MQIPAHPNAYRILVVDDDPDIVELLEYNLRKEGYEVASAPDGRKALEVAPQFSPDIILLDVMMPHLDGIAACRQLREQPKFKDTYIIFLTARAEEFSEVAAFEAGADDFIAKPIKPRALLSRLAAFVRRDKDPQQQSETIEINGLTIDRTGFAVYQDGRKISLPKKEFELLAFLAATPHKVFGRDELLQNIWGNDVFVLARTVDVHVRKVREKVGEHHIQTIKGVGYKFNSDN
- a CDS encoding DUF3108 domain-containing protein, which encodes MLVASALLSARPESTQRAIPNNSFAKGETMYYKVHYGLVNAADATIELSDELHRVNERPCYRATVTGRTTGSFDFFLRVRDTWRSYIDTTSILPQKFFRNIEEGNYRKKETVDFDHERDVAVVETRKRDREPRHGTYKVPDNIQDLVSGFYFLRTINYDQRRVGEIIRVKGFFDDEVFDMDVIYRGRETVTTKVGSIRAIKLVPRMPKNKLFSGDNAVTVYLSDDRNKIPVLIQAELFVGAVKVDMYKYQGLKNKLNLVARN
- the recA gene encoding recombinase RecA; the protein is MAATTDKAEKTASNPQAEKLKALQLTLDKLDKSYGKGTVMKLSDNKVMDVEVISTGSLGLDIALGVGGLPKGRVVEIYGPESSGKTTLSMHCIAEAQKKGGIAAFIDAEHAFDPAYAQKLGIDTSNLLISQPDNGEQALEIADQLISSGAIDIIVIDSVAALVPKGELEGDMGDSKVGLHARLMSQALRKLTGTINKTGCCCIFINQLREKIGVMFGSPETTTGGNALKFYASVRLDIRRIGQIKEDKDNITGNRTKVKVVKNKVAPPFKVIEFDILYGQGISKVGEILDLGVDMGIIAKSGSWFSYEGNRLGQGREGVKTILLDNPELADKIEAQIRAMVKGEPEAALAAIPEDRSTDEDEDEAE
- a CDS encoding GNAT family N-acetyltransferase encodes the protein MADLLASRFVSPAVPLSTARLLLRPYHPSDAPAFFALLDANRLRLQPAFPARVAAVRTQADAERVLDTFRHDWRTRRLYVLGIWEEATGRYLGDISLKPNWTDPVTLEIGYYLAADAEGQGYAREALHAAVQFGFRLSSDVARQLIRCRADNPRSCAVAEAAGFQLLPARPRAWPLRAFRTDDILYFSLKREDAAVQPA
- a CDS encoding SDR family NAD(P)-dependent oxidoreductase, which encodes MTTGRLQGKVAIVTGAGSGIGEAIAKRFAREGAAVVVAGLAEDPVRDVVEEILQAGGTATAFTGDIAHQATAEACVQEAVSRYGKLDILINNAGVFPATAELDKYPVEAFEYMIKNNIYTVFMMSRAALPELQKTRGNIVSAGSEAGQMGSPMITPYGGTKAWVMTFSRGLAVEQAKHGVRVNCVGPGPIDTAWTHKETGPMDSKMEKNTVNGVPLGRRGTPEEVANVYLFLASDEASYVTGATYFVDGGVTLSKGLHGEEVPSALKKEPESTLNMQHAQDGHAEIRPQNAGTMVTR
- a CDS encoding MoxR family ATPase; the protein is MPFASDKEAADALANSYRTLRQEIGKVIIGQDDVVRLVLTAVFSQGHCLLVGVPGLAKTLLIQTIADSLDLSFNRIQFTPDLMPSDIVGSETMNQQRDFHFVKGPVFANIVLADEINRTPPKTQAALLESMQEYAVTVAGQRYPLERPFFVLATQNPIEQEGTYPLPEAQLDRFMFNIELGYPSYEAELQIVKNTTSNRKATVNKILHASEIQAYQQLVRRVPVADNVVEYAVGLVHKTRPGTARAGGRASQLLEWGAGPRASQHLIVGAKCNALLNGKYSPDIEDVRAVALPILRHRLVRNFKAEAEGVTVEQIVQELL